The genomic interval TGGTAAGACATCAAGATATGCCAAGTAAAGCATTTAAAAGCTTGTGGGAAACAGTACAAAGAGGAGATACTTGGACAGGATATGTAAAAAATGCAACAAAAACAGGAGGATACTACTGGGTGTTTGCAACAGTATATCCATTTGAGAGTTGTGATGGAACAAAAGGGTTTTTATCTTGTAGAAGAAAACCATCAAGAGAAGAAATAGCTGA from Arcobacter sp. F155 carries:
- a CDS encoding PAS domain-containing protein: MAAGQETVLDEYAFLVSETDSKGIIRFANDDFCKIAEYSLEELVGNPHNMVRHQDMPSKAFKSLWETVQRGDTWTGYVKNATKTGGYYWVFATVYPFESCDGTKGFLSCRRKPSREEIA